A window of the Phaseolus vulgaris cultivar G19833 chromosome 5, P. vulgaris v2.0, whole genome shotgun sequence genome harbors these coding sequences:
- the LOC137834263 gene encoding disease resistance protein RPP2B-like: MTQVMDMMRTLQENVVASRSEQERMHEALVASQARNEELNRINEELRKALQEREERATGDRSAPPSPPRSFPMPFSQEIMDSVVPASTVAVKASFTGVEDLEADLTAFHTQMMLSGGSDAVYCKTCPNLKRIDLSNSKDLVETPDFSRIIKLERLDLSGCRSLSYVHSSIGLLKKLAFLNLRNCCNLVMIDFGRVGNMSSLRVIHLSGCRELKSTPDFTRATHIEYLDMDNCSNLSTIHESIEVLSNLTFLSLRYCRNLVSVSDRIYSLVSLQTLDLCGCSKLTKFLPRQASNPRLECLILLDLSFCYLEEVPDAIGELRCLERLNLRGNKFVSVPDSIRRLQCLAYLNLSDCYQLGVLLDLPIGGATSGGRYFKTVSGSRDRRSSLYLFNCPEMANILSKPWDCWSLELAWIFRLIKESYHFRCGFDIVVPWGLEIPRWFSKRFEGDSVISIVEFNVDEDWMGFAFCVIYGRNNGSAVGHSSWHSFYLSFVSKHTEEYFDMQHDLEVQYSVVSNHLWIIYISREHCHFVKTGAHISFKAKPSVKIHRWGMRSIFKKDVHDFKRMQQGQHLPFPRDEVHPVNFVFVQKSNINFGPIFQLPYNWLRTKEDEVEKNDAEVKENNLSYAGF, from the exons ATGacgcaagtgatggacatgatgaggacgctgcaggagaacgtggtTGCATCACGTTCTGagcaggaaaggatgcacgaggcgctggtggcctcgcaagcaaggaacgaggagctcaacaggatcaacgaagagctgcgcaaagcccttcaggagcgggaggagcgtgcgaCAGGGGACAGgtctgcacccccatccccaccacgcagctttcctatgccattttcccaagagatcatggactcggtggtcccggctagcactgtggcagtgaaagcgtctttcactggggtggaggaccTTGAAGCcgatctcacggcgtttcatactcagatgatgctctcagggggctcagacgcggtgtattgtaag ACCTGTCCTAACTTGAAAAGGATTGATTTAAGCAACTCCAAGGACCTGGTTGAGACTCCGGATTTTTCCAGAATCATAAAACTTGAAAGACTAGATCTTTCTGGATGTAGGAGTTTATCATATGTCCATTCATCAATTGGACTTCTTAAGAAGCTTGCTTTCTTGAATTTACGAAATTGTTGCAATCTTGTTATGATTGACTTTGGTCGTGTAGGTAACATGAGTTCTCTGAGAGTTATACATCTCTCGGGTTGTAGAGAACTTAAAAGCACTCCAGATTTTACAAGGGCAACACATATTGAGTACCTTGACATGGATAACTGTTCAAATTTATCCACTATTCATGAATCTATTGAAGTCCTTTCAAATCTTACATTCTTGAGTTTGAGATACTGCAGAAACCTTGTCAGTGTATCAGATCGTATATATTCCTTGGTATCTCTTCAAACTCTAGATTTATGCGGCTGTTCTAAACTTACGAAGTTTCTCCCAAGACAAGCTTCTAACCCCCGTTTGGAATGTTTGATTCTTCTGGATCTAAGTTTTTGCTATCTAGAAGAAGTACCTGATGCTATTGGAGAGTTAAGGTGTCTGGAAAGATTGAATCTACGCGGAAACAAATTTGTTTCAGTACCTGATTCCATTAGAAGGCTTCAGTGTCTAGCATATTTAAACTTGTCTGATTGTTATCAACTCGGAGTTTTGCTTGACCTTCCAATTGGTGGAGCTACATCAGGGGGGAGGTATTTTAAAACAGTATCCGGTTCTCGTGATCGTAGGTCAAGCTTATATCTTTTCAATTGTCCCGAGATGGCTAATATATTGTCCAAACCTTGGGATTGTTGGAGTTTGGAACTTGCATGGATTTTCAGACTAATTAAG GAATCTTATCATTTTCGATGTGGCTTTGACATTGTTGTTCCTTGGGGTTTGGAAATTCCACGGTGGTTTTCCAAAAGATTTGAAGGGGATTCGGTTATAAGTATAGTGGAATTTAATGTGGATGAAGACTGGATGGGCTTTGCCTTTTGTGTTATATATGGGCGAAACAATGGTTCCGCGGTTGGTCATTCTTCATGGCACTCATTTTATCTTTCTTTCGTAAGTAAGCATACAGAAGAATACTTTGATATGCAACATGATTTGGAAGTGCAGTATTCTGTTGTATCAAATCATCTTTGGATCATTTATATCTCGAGAGAGCACTGTCATTTTGTGAAAACAGGAGCACATATCTCATTTAAAGCCAAGCCAAGTGTTAAGATCCATAGATGGGGGATGAGGAGTATATTCAAAAAAGATGTACATGACTTTAAAAGGATGCAACAGGGACAACATCTTCCATTCCCTCGTGATGAAGTACACCCTGTGAACTTTGTTTTTGTACAAAAAAGCAACATTAACTTCGGTCCTATATTCCAGCTTCCTTACAATTGGTTACGCACAAAGGAAGATGAAGTAGAGAAAAATGATGCAGAAGTCAAGGAAAACAATTTGTCTTATGCGGGGTTTTAA
- the LOC137834264 gene encoding uncharacterized protein: protein MALYERELCGMFLGAKYNSALLIKHEFDVLALKKYIDTMSGKERRKALLELARLQGAKGTGSSSSTTDPIAAPPLSVAPAEGPEPGRKRRKLVKAFPSSAAPAPSTEEESSGSPLVHRKRKLPAVGGASSLQPGEIEVVEIEEDSPSPPSIQPAPVPTFFPSPQQLPSPIPRSPSPPPAGQPLGQSTPPAGGDSTRSGDLAGPLVSPPPLPTSAATAKDGGASSRPSGSGATNENFSRVIALVRQLIRSRELIEWNREEVDMHLAKQIVLSLEFSTQHRKQLIMEKRIKELEHDKESLQSDFEAAQGSVELMRAINVLDCEVVELRGKVTHLEAETSSLRKLNSQLAGDLESARETATTGEKKLEEAVSKLSEAKGQLEEAASSIASLTTEKNAAEASKQKLEVENADLMGVGAEALADGFELALEQIKCVLPDLDLSQFSIYHEVVDGKLIPPP from the exons ATGGCCCTCTACGAGCGCGAGTTATGTGGGATGTTCCttggggccaagtacaactctgctcttctcatcaaacatgagtttgatgtgttggctttgaaaaaatacatag ATACGATGTCAGGGAAGGAAAGGAGGAAagctttgctggagcttgccagaCTCCAGggggccaaagggactggctcctcttcttccaccaccgatCCTATCGCAGCtcctcctctctcggtcgcgccagctgaaggccccgagccaggaaggaaaagaaggaagctggtgaaggcctttccttcatctgctgctcCTGCTCCTTCAAccgaagaggagagctctggctctcctctcgTACACCGCAAGAGGAAGCTTCCAGCGGTTGGGGGGGCTTCATCTCTTCAGCCTGGGGAGATTGAGGTAGTGGAGATAGAGGAAGATTCGCCCTCGCCCCCCTCTATTCAACCTGCCCCAGTGCCAACATTCTTTCCCTCTCCCCAACAACTGCCATCCCCAATTCCTCGATCGCCATCTcctcccccagcaggccaaccACTTGGTCAATCCACTCCACCTGCTGGGGGCGATTCTACTCGCTCGGGGGATCTCGCGGGACCTCTCGTGTCGccaccaccactgccaaccTCCGCCGCTACCGCTAAAGATGGCGGGGCTAGCTCTCGACCAAGCGGCTCTGGAGCAACCAATGAGAACTTCAGCCGAGTCATTGCtctggttcgacagctcattCGCAGCCGGGAGCTCATTGAGTGGAACAGGgaggaggtggacatgcacctggcgaagcagatagtgctttccctggagttttccacccagcaccgcaagcagCTAATCATGGAGAAAAGGATCAAGGAGCTCgagcatgacaaggagtcactgcaaagtgactttgaggctgcccaaggATCCGTAGAGCTGATGAGGG CCATCAATGTcttggactgcgaggtggtggaGTTGCGGGGCAAGGTGACCCACCTGGaggccgagacttcctccctacgCAAACTGAACTCACAACTGGCGGGGGATCTCGAGTCTGCCAGGGAAACGGCCACTACTGGGgagaagaagcttgaggaggcggtgagcaagctgtctgaggcaaagggccaattggaagaagctgcttcttccattgcttcccttaccaccgagaagaatgctgcggaggcctccaAGCAAAAGCTCGAAGTGGAGAACGCTGACCTTATGGGCGTGGGCGCTGAAGCCCTTGCTGATGGGTTCGAGCTGGCACTCGAGCAGATCAAATGCGTTCTTCCGGATCTGGACCTCTCccagttcagcatctatcacgaagtggtagatggaaaactcatccctcctccttga